A DNA window from Armatimonadota bacterium contains the following coding sequences:
- a CDS encoding SocA family protein produces the protein MEYKLDRAMAMTAFFLQKGGGEMNDIKLAKLQYLAERASLITLAERLTGDDLVSLEHGPCLSRTVNLETQKTPNANWRRHFGFRPHSPAQGTDNTVTLEKGMDIHEVLSEAEIEILEALWRKFGKMDKWAIKRWCHNNCKEYKEVGADNSAPIQLIDVLLAEGWDQPKAEAHLRDIEYYDSVSEQYGLKEGLA, from the coding sequence ATGGAATATAAATTGGACCGCGCCATGGCGATGACCGCCTTCTTTCTGCAGAAGGGTGGTGGCGAGATGAATGACATTAAGCTTGCAAAGCTCCAATATCTTGCGGAGAGAGCATCGCTGATCACCTTGGCCGAACGATTAACTGGAGACGACCTCGTCAGTTTGGAGCATGGCCCATGCTTGTCTCGGACCGTTAACCTTGAGACCCAAAAGACTCCGAATGCAAATTGGAGACGGCATTTCGGATTTCGGCCTCACTCTCCAGCGCAAGGTACGGACAATACGGTTACCCTAGAGAAAGGGATGGATATCCACGAAGTACTCAGTGAAGCTGAAATTGAAATACTGGAAGCCCTCTGGAGGAAGTTTGGAAAAATGGACAAGTGGGCGATCAAGCGCTGGTGTCACAACAACTGCAAAGAGTACAAAGAGGTCGGAGCGGACAACAGCGCACCGATCCAGCTCATTGATGTGCTACTCGCCGAAGGCTGGGACCAGCCAAAGGCCGAGGCGCACCTGCGGGACATCGAGTATTACGATAGTGTTTCGGAGCAATACGGACTTAAGGAAGGACTGGCTTAA
- a CDS encoding site-specific DNA-methyltransferase — protein MPKLTEQEQQEVIRFIEQGKPLPEKYRFLLFDDKREVELVWNGKTNEVCSVVLPFQVIEQVDEPRSDAVMAAQPGLFDATSGRQIKDWTNKLIWGDNKLILSSLKNGPMRDEIEAQGGIKLIYIDPPFDVGADFSMDIDVGDGGDVLTKRPNVLEEIAYRDTWGRGADSFLAMIFERLLIMKDLLATNGSVYVHCDWKLSGPLRVVLDEVFGKEMFRNEIVWHYPGREMHIDSKFNCKHDTIFFYASSDGTKISMSEVAPSYDRKDRIKGLRRKVHTDEEGREWVWETRGQANGQEPYKRFIDEIIEKGKPLSDVWSDLQFLRGNHPERADYPTQKPEALVERIIKASSKKGEIVADFFVGSGTTAAIAEKLGRKWICSDLGKFSVHTTRKRLIQVQRELKKSDSHYRAFEILNLGKYERQHYIGVNLNLREEEQRQQQEAREQEFLKLILRAYQAEPVTGYRTFHAKKAGRLVAVGPVNLPVTRLFVEELINECRQKQITRADVLGFEFEMGLFPNVLEEARSKGIDLLPKYIPREVFDKRAVEKHQVVFHDVAYVEVKPIIKDNTVAVELTDFSVFYSQDSIAAVEATLKDKQSKIVVEKGQIVKVSKDKDGIVTREQLTTKWSDWVDYWAVDFNYESKKEIIRQRKELSTQPSLDPGSDSQPSLAEEYEEIWLGDYIFENEWQSFRTKKHRNLEFTSVAKECAPGRRKVAVKVVDIFGNDTMKIIEVNV, from the coding sequence ATGCCGAAGCTCACCGAACAAGAGCAACAAGAGGTCATTCGATTCATCGAGCAGGGGAAGCCCCTGCCAGAAAAGTATCGGTTCTTGCTCTTCGATGACAAGCGTGAGGTTGAGCTGGTTTGGAATGGCAAAACGAATGAGGTGTGCTCGGTTGTCTTGCCATTCCAGGTGATTGAGCAAGTAGACGAGCCTCGTAGTGATGCGGTGATGGCGGCGCAACCGGGGCTGTTTGATGCAACCAGCGGGAGACAGATCAAGGACTGGACGAATAAGCTGATCTGGGGGGACAACAAGCTGATCTTGTCATCGCTCAAGAATGGCCCCATGCGCGATGAAATCGAAGCGCAGGGCGGGATCAAGCTGATTTACATTGACCCGCCGTTTGACGTCGGGGCTGACTTCAGTATGGACATTGATGTGGGGGACGGTGGGGATGTACTCACAAAACGACCAAATGTACTTGAAGAGATAGCCTATCGAGACACGTGGGGGCGAGGTGCTGACTCGTTTCTTGCAATGATTTTTGAACGGCTACTCATCATGAAAGACCTTTTGGCAACGAACGGAAGTGTTTACGTCCACTGTGACTGGAAATTATCTGGACCTCTTCGGGTCGTGTTGGATGAAGTTTTTGGAAAGGAAATGTTCCGAAACGAGATTGTGTGGCACTACCCGGGGAGGGAAATGCACATTGACTCTAAATTCAATTGTAAGCACGACACAATTTTTTTCTATGCCTCGTCTGACGGAACGAAGATTTCCATGTCAGAAGTTGCCCCGTCGTACGATCGAAAGGATCGCATTAAGGGCCTACGAAGGAAGGTGCATACCGATGAAGAAGGACGTGAATGGGTTTGGGAAACTAGGGGACAGGCAAATGGCCAAGAACCATACAAACGCTTTATCGATGAGATCATCGAGAAAGGTAAACCTTTAAGTGACGTCTGGTCCGACCTGCAATTTCTGCGCGGAAATCACCCCGAGCGGGCAGACTATCCTACTCAGAAGCCTGAAGCCCTTGTCGAGAGGATTATTAAGGCGTCGTCGAAGAAGGGAGAGATCGTTGCGGACTTCTTTGTTGGTTCTGGAACGACAGCCGCCATCGCTGAGAAATTGGGACGCAAGTGGATATGTTCCGATCTCGGCAAGTTCTCGGTCCATACCACGCGAAAGCGCTTGATCCAAGTACAGCGCGAACTGAAAAAATCCGATAGCCATTACCGCGCCTTTGAAATCTTGAACCTCGGCAAATACGAGCGGCAACACTACATCGGCGTAAATCTCAACCTTCGCGAAGAGGAGCAACGCCAACAACAAGAAGCACGCGAACAGGAGTTCCTAAAGCTCATACTGCGGGCGTACCAGGCCGAGCCTGTCACCGGCTATCGGACATTCCATGCCAAGAAAGCGGGACGCCTCGTCGCAGTCGGCCCGGTGAACCTCCCAGTCACACGGCTCTTCGTGGAAGAACTTATCAACGAATGCCGCCAGAAGCAGATCACCCGCGCCGATGTACTCGGTTTCGAGTTCGAAATGGGCCTCTTCCCCAACGTCTTGGAGGAAGCGCGATCCAAAGGCATTGACCTTCTACCCAAGTACATTCCACGAGAAGTATTCGACAAACGCGCGGTCGAAAAGCACCAAGTCGTGTTCCACGATGTGGCCTATGTGGAAGTCAAGCCGATCATCAAGGACAACACAGTAGCGGTCGAGCTCACGGACTTCAGCGTCTTCTATAGCCAAGACAGCATCGCGGCAGTCGAAGCAACGTTGAAGGACAAGCAAAGCAAGATCGTGGTCGAGAAGGGCCAAATCGTGAAAGTCAGCAAAGATAAGGACGGCATCGTGACCCGTGAACAACTCACCACGAAGTGGAGTGATTGGGTGGACTATTGGGCAGTGGACTTTAATTACGAAAGTAAGAAAGAGATCATCCGTCAGCGTAAGGAGCTCAGTACCCAACCTTCACTTGATCCTGGCTCAGATAGCCAGCCTTCCTTGGCAGAGGAATATGAGGAAATCTGGCTTGGTGACTACATCTTCGAAAACGAATGGCAAAGCTTCCGAACCAAAAAGCACCGAAACCTAGAATTCACATCGGTCGCGAAGGAATGCGCACCTGGGCGCAGAAAAGTCGCGGTTAAGGTGGTGGATATCTTTGGAAATGATACGATGAAGATCATCGAGGTGAATGTTTAG
- a CDS encoding DEAD/DEAH box helicase family protein produces the protein MGLHPEFPHSPYVIVPPEHRWFPADEELRQNSMDKLMPPLVPEIRKAVHKWRESGYVGASPTSKALLTWWFLEPHLMPQAHGPDAEFQYFFSQREAIESVIYLTEVVGVKDKFDMMRFDSSGAVSAGLFKESWRRYVIKMATGSGKTKVLSLALAWSFFHRLYEPDSEMARNFLIIAPNIIVLDRLYKDFKGLDIFLRTDPVLPDNGYEGRDWRSDFQLKLHVQDEVRVTHPTGNIFLTNIHRVYAGDETLPTADDEDTTAYFLGDKPVANTTDTKVDLGMIVRDIDELAVFNDEAHHVHDERMAWFKSIEDIHNRMLQKGGKLALQLDVTATPKHNNGGIFVQTISDYPLVEAIYQDVVKHPVLPDAASRAKLHEKQSAKFTEKYSDYLNLGVLEWRKAYEEHQKVGKKAVLFVMTDDTRNCDDVAEHLESMYPDLKDAVLVIHTKNNGEISESTSGKAKEELERLRKLANEIDQPTSPYNAIVSVLMLKEGWDVRNVTTIVGLRAYNSTARILPEQTLGRGLRKMYSGDVEEQLSVVGTDAFMDFVDGIQAEGVVLDHKPMGHGTAPKAPIVVEVDHESPTKDIAKLDIDIPVLSPRNYREYKNLAHLDTAKIAHQKVAYLQFSEEEQRVIVFKDIVTNEITHLTELDGATVTDPGAVIGYFTQSIMKSLRLISGYDVLYGKVKQFVRDELFDVTVKLESGNTIRNLSELAASKTLIEGFCKAINALTISDKGDAEIRATIKLGSMRPFVAKDQRYYVPKKSVVNRIIGDSHFELEFARFLDDCADVEAFGKNFLAVNFKLDYVNASGNLTNYYPDFFVRTTEGEIVIVETKGVEDLDVPAKMTRLKLWCEDVRKADPSLLISFIFVESKEFDKLALKSFKQLKSAFKNYQ, from the coding sequence ATGGGTCTTCATCCTGAGTTCCCGCATTCTCCGTATGTCATCGTGCCTCCCGAACACCGCTGGTTCCCGGCGGACGAAGAATTGCGCCAGAACAGCATGGACAAACTCATGCCGCCTTTGGTACCCGAGATCCGAAAGGCAGTACACAAATGGAGAGAGAGCGGTTACGTCGGGGCAAGCCCGACGAGCAAAGCATTGCTGACTTGGTGGTTTCTCGAGCCGCACCTAATGCCACAGGCGCACGGGCCGGACGCTGAGTTCCAGTACTTTTTCTCCCAACGCGAAGCAATCGAGTCCGTGATCTACCTGACCGAGGTCGTAGGTGTCAAAGACAAATTCGATATGATGCGGTTCGACTCATCCGGGGCCGTCTCGGCCGGACTCTTCAAAGAATCGTGGCGGCGTTACGTGATCAAGATGGCAACGGGTAGCGGCAAAACCAAAGTGCTTAGTTTGGCTTTGGCTTGGAGCTTCTTCCACAGACTATACGAGCCGGATAGCGAGATGGCCCGAAACTTTCTCATTATTGCTCCCAATATCATCGTGCTAGACCGACTCTACAAGGATTTTAAAGGGCTCGACATCTTTCTTCGCACTGATCCCGTTTTACCGGACAACGGATACGAGGGCAGGGATTGGCGCAGCGACTTCCAATTGAAGCTCCACGTCCAAGACGAAGTCAGAGTGACTCATCCGACTGGCAATATATTCTTGACCAACATACACCGCGTATACGCAGGTGACGAAACTTTGCCAACGGCGGATGATGAGGACACCACCGCGTACTTTCTAGGGGACAAACCGGTTGCCAATACTACAGATACGAAAGTTGATTTAGGGATGATCGTAAGGGACATCGATGAGCTAGCCGTATTCAATGACGAAGCTCACCACGTCCACGACGAACGGATGGCTTGGTTTAAGAGCATCGAAGACATCCACAACCGAATGTTACAGAAGGGGGGCAAGCTTGCTTTGCAACTCGATGTGACGGCAACACCGAAACATAACAATGGGGGAATTTTTGTCCAGACGATCAGCGATTACCCATTGGTAGAAGCGATATACCAGGACGTGGTAAAGCACCCCGTTTTGCCGGATGCGGCTAGCCGCGCAAAGCTCCACGAAAAGCAGAGTGCGAAGTTCACCGAGAAGTATTCGGACTACCTGAACTTGGGAGTTCTTGAGTGGCGCAAAGCCTACGAGGAGCACCAAAAGGTGGGCAAGAAAGCGGTTCTCTTTGTCATGACCGATGACACTCGGAACTGCGATGACGTGGCAGAACACCTTGAGTCAATGTATCCCGACTTGAAAGATGCCGTACTTGTAATCCACACGAAGAACAATGGTGAGATTTCTGAATCAACTTCCGGAAAAGCAAAGGAGGAGTTGGAGCGGCTCCGGAAGCTCGCCAATGAGATTGATCAGCCGACTAGCCCATACAACGCCATCGTCTCTGTGCTGATGCTGAAAGAAGGATGGGACGTCCGGAATGTGACTACGATTGTTGGCCTACGAGCATATAACTCAACGGCGCGGATCCTGCCAGAGCAAACCTTGGGCCGCGGTCTTCGGAAGATGTACTCTGGCGACGTTGAGGAGCAACTGAGCGTCGTCGGCACCGACGCCTTTATGGACTTCGTGGACGGAATCCAAGCTGAGGGCGTGGTCCTAGACCACAAACCGATGGGTCATGGAACAGCCCCGAAGGCACCCATTGTAGTGGAGGTTGATCACGAAAGCCCGACGAAGGACATTGCCAAACTGGACATCGATATACCGGTGTTATCACCCCGTAACTACCGGGAATACAAGAACTTGGCCCATCTCGATACCGCAAAGATCGCCCACCAAAAAGTTGCCTACCTTCAATTTAGCGAGGAGGAGCAAAGGGTCATTGTGTTCAAAGATATTGTCACCAACGAGATTACTCACTTGACCGAGCTGGACGGCGCAACAGTGACCGACCCTGGCGCAGTGATCGGCTACTTTACCCAGTCGATCATGAAATCCCTTCGTCTCATATCAGGCTATGACGTTCTTTATGGCAAGGTTAAGCAATTTGTGCGAGACGAGCTCTTTGATGTGACGGTGAAGTTGGAATCAGGCAATACCATACGGAACCTTTCAGAGCTGGCGGCCTCGAAGACGCTGATCGAGGGGTTCTGCAAGGCGATTAATGCGCTTACGATTTCGGATAAAGGGGACGCGGAAATCCGCGCCACGATTAAACTCGGCAGTATGCGCCCATTTGTAGCTAAAGACCAGCGCTATTACGTCCCAAAGAAGAGCGTTGTGAATCGAATTATTGGAGATTCTCACTTTGAGCTCGAATTCGCACGTTTTCTAGATGACTGTGCGGATGTCGAGGCGTTCGGAAAGAACTTCCTTGCGGTTAATTTCAAACTTGACTACGTAAACGCAAGCGGTAATCTAACAAATTATTATCCTGACTTCTTCGTTCGGACTACTGAGGGCGAAATTGTAATCGTTGAGACCAAGGGTGTAGAGGACTTGGATGTCCCGGCGAAGATGACTCGCCTAAAATTATGGTGCGAGGATGTCCGTAAGGCCGACCCCAGCCTTCTGATTTCATTTATCTTTGTTGAAAGTAAAGAATTTGACAAATTGGCTTTAAAGTCATTTAAACAGCTTAAAAGTGCCTTTAAAAACTACCAATAG